The segment CGGCAGAGCAAGAGATCAAACACTATCAGTTCCAACTCAACGAAGCCGAGAAAGAGGCCGAGCGATTGGCTTCTTTGGTCGATGATCAGGGCGCTGAACTAGGACGCATCGAGCAACGACATCGTGGCATGATCACCGATCGAGCCGCTGCCGTTGCCGAATTGCGTCACGCGCAGGAGCGACGGCAGCAATTCCAAACGGCCCACGACGAAATCGATGCCGAGATCGTCGCAACGCAGCAGATGCGGCAAACGTCCGAAACCGAATTCCAGTTGATGGGGAACCGGATCGCCGAGGGCCAACACCAAATTGAGACCTTGGAAATGGAGGCGGCCGAGGTCGACGAAATGTTGTCGGGCGCCCATTCGGCTTTGCAAAATGCCACCAGCGGGGTGATGGCGATCTCAGTGGATTTGGCTCGAGCCGAACAGAAATTTGAGGCCTTGTCGACGACGATGCAGCAGCAACGTCGTGACCAGGGCGAGCGAGAAGCAGCGGTTGCCGAAGTCCGCAGCCAGGCGGAACAAGGACGGTCACGAATTCGCGATTTGACGCTTCGGATGCTTGAAGCGACCAGCCGTTTGGCGACGCTGTATTGGGAATCCGAGAATAACACCAAGCAGTTGGCTCGCTTGGCCGAGGCGGCGGCATCCGTTCGCAGCGAGAATCGCCAGATTGTCAAAGCCAGCGAAGTTGCGATCAAGCAAACCAGTAAGGCAAGTGAAGCGGTTCATGCGATCACCTCACAGCGTGACAATGCAAAACTTCGACGGGACACTTTGGCCGATCGTCTATTAGAGGATTACGAGATTGATCTTCGTCACAGCGAGCCACCTGAAGATTTGCAAGAACCCGAAGATCGCCAATCGGTCGAGGATGAAATCGCTGGCTTGCGAACACAGTTGCAGCGGACCACCTCGGTCAACATGGAGGCCCTCGAAGAACTCGAAGGTTTGCAGACGCGGTACGATGAGCTGCACGGACAGTATCAGGATTTGACTGCGGCAAAAGATTCGTTGCAACGGATCATTGGCCGGATCAATGCCGACAGCCGCCGGTTGTTTCTTGATACGCTTGAGGCGATTCGGCAAAACTTTCAAAAGCTCTATCGGAAGTCCTTTGGGGGCGGGCAGGCCGATCTGATTCTCGAAGAAGGCGAAGATCCGCTCGAAGCAGGTGTTGAGATTGTGGCCACGCCGCCCGGAAAACCGAGTTTCAGCAATTCGCTGCTTAGCGGTGGTGAGAAGGCGTTGACGGCCGTCGCGCTGTTGATGTCGATTTTCCAATATCGCCCAAGTCCGTTTTGCGTTCTGGACGAAGTCGATGCACCCTTTGATGAGGCGAACATCGGTCGTTTTGTCACCGTGTTGAGTGAGTTCTTGGATCAATCCAAGTTTGTTGTGGTCACTCACAGCAAGAAGACGATGACCGCAGCGACAACGCTCTACGGAGTGACGATGCAAGAGTCGGGTGTCAGCAAACAGGTCTCGATCCGCTTCGAAGACGTCAGCGACGATGGCGAAATCAGCGAAGGCGAAGCTGCCTGAAGTGAGCGTCCGGCTTAGGAAGTCCGGTCACACGGAGAATAACGACCACGGAGTGTGGTCGCTGCTTTCCAGCTGGCCATGCTCATCGAATGGTCAAGGCATACCGATCCGACATTTGGCTCAGTTCCGGCGGTAGCCCTGGGAACCGAAGTCGACCGTCGTTTGCCAAGTAGACTTCACGGCCGTCGTTTGCCACTTGGTACGAGAAGGGACGATCATCGTCGCTCCAATCCGATGGAGACAATCCCACTTGGGTCAACTCGTCCAGCTTCTCTGGCCAATGCCCCTGTTGCAATTGAAACAGCTTGATGGCGACCGCGGTTCGCGTCCAGCGACGGTCAGTCGCGTCCCCCGCAAGGATATGGATCGAACGGATGAACCACCCGTTTCGGTACACCCCCGTTGGATACCCGAGTGGCTCGAGCGACGCAAAGGGCAGCGCAGTGATTGAAGACGACCGAGCGTTTCGATCTTGGTCCCGGTACTTTCGATCGAGCGCATTGCGCTCATCGGCACTGCGGAGCAATCGGAGCACATCGGTTTGCTCTGCTTCTTGCATCGATGCGAGCACGTGTTTTCTTGATGTTGCGGGGACTCCATAGGGCAAGAGGCGATGGAGTTCTTCGTCCGCCATCGGCATGCCCTCTTCGCCGCCAAGCATTCCCATCATCATCGCTCGCTCCATCGCAATGCTCTCTTCCCACCGCTGCTCAGGGTTTTCCGGTCCCGTGAGGGAATCTCGAAGCCTCTCCAGCATCGCTTCGTCGCTCCAAAAGGCAAGCTTGAGCGATTGGCGGATCAGAAAGTTACGGTCGCGTTGAAAAACCGCTTTAGAATTCTGGCTCCAGATCGACGACTGGAAAGCGGCAACACCAGCAAGGCCATCGATCAAATGCAGTGCGTCAAACGCGCGCGGCTGATCGTCTTCATAGACCGCGATGCGAAACTCATCCGCAATCAGTTCGACGAGGGAGCGAAGCCGATATCGGTCGGGAAAGTAAGTTTGGATTCCATTCACCATCGCGGGTTGCCAGAACGGTGAACCCTCTTCTTGAATCAAACCTTTGGCGGCCTCAATGATCGGTTGGGCCTCTTCGACGAGTCGCCGCTTGATCGGCAGCGCGACCCAGGGTTGACCGGGTCCGACCAGTTTTTCGGGCAGATTGTCGTCGCGGTCGGGCTCGCGCATCAGGTCGGCGAATTGCGTTTTCAAGCCGTCTGCGGCATCGATCACATCCATCCAGTCGCCGCTGTGCTCTCGCGACATCCGCTCGTCGAGCCATTGAACCATCGAGTGATCGTCAATCGGTTTGCCTGCGGTTTGCAAACTCGCCAGCTCCACACGGACTTCGGACGCAGCGATCTGCTCGCGCACCGCGCCGACAATCAGCAAAACACCGAGCAACAAAATGGGTAAGCCGACCAAGAACAAGTAGAAGGACTCCGAACGATGTTTGGAATCAGGTGGAAGGGCCATTGGATTCATCGAATGTCTCGTTGGGCTCGGGTTGTATGGCGGATACGACGCAACTTCCTAGCAGGAGCGAGATGCGTCGGTCGCAAGCTTAGAGGTTGAACTCCAGCGCCAAAGCTTTTGCTTGGGCTTCCCATGGGGCGTACCACTGTGTGGCCGGGACGGTTGTATGGAAATTGAAATAGGTGATTGGCCGATCGGGTTGGATTCCCAGTCGCAAGCGATCCGCGTAGAGTCCGTCCACGAAGGGGTGCCCTGGACCACTCACCAACTGATGCAACTCTCGGAGGATCGGTTCGACCGGTTGTCCTGTTGATCCAGCTTGAATCAATCGCAATCCCGCGTCGGCAACTCGGTCCTTCAGCCAGGGCTGCGTCCAAGCGGTGGTCGGATCGGAGGACGCCGCCCCCGAGTCGTCCCACCACGACGATGGGTAGCCACCGAAATGATGCAGTTGACGGATCCTCGACGTTTCCTGGGCCAGCCAAGATCTCAAGATCGCTTGGCGACGTGCTTCGTTTCTCGCCGATTGGTCTGCCAACATGGCCATGGCGTCTTTGCTAAACCCGCGATCTCGCAGTTCGCGAAACGATTCATTGCCGATTAACTTGGTTAGCCAAACTTCGATCAGATCCGCACGGTCCTGATCGATCCACCGCGGACTCTGACGTAAGCCTTTGACTATATCGGTCATCGAACGAATCCACTGACCGGTCCGTTCAATTTCCTGTTCGTCGGTCGGATTGGCTTCAAAACGAACCTTCTGGTAGCTGGCCAAGTGCAGCATCGTGACCAGCACATTCGAGTCGATCGACAACGCCTCCGCATCCGTGATTTCACCAGATGGCGGCCGGAATAAGTCGTAAGGATTGAACGTCCGTTTTTCGTAAAGGGCGAGTTCTTCGTCGCCGGGTCGTGGTTTAACGAGGGATCGTTGGTACGAATCGAGGTATCCTTCGATGGCATGCATCGCAATCGGCTGTGGGGCTTCCGTGTTCGGTAGCAATTTCGCCGCAGCAAGCGCCTTCGTTTTCACCTCGGTCGCAATTCGAGGGTAACTCGCAATCTTGAATGCGGGCCGAACCATTGGCACCGTGACGAACAATCCGACACCTGCGATCGAGACCAACCATGACAAGATGCCTCGATTGCCGTCCATGTAGCGTCGCATCATCAGCCACGTTGCAACCATCGGCAACGCGATCAATAGCAACAAGACCAGCCATGGCAATTCGAACATGGCCACACCGTAGGCCAACCAGTAGCTGGCAATCATTGCGATCACGGGTGCTAGCACCGACGAAACCGCCAGCATCCGAGTCAATTGGCTTATCCACTGCGAAACGCTGTAAATCACGGCTGCGACCAAGGTGACCGTCATGACCGACAACAATGGCGATTGCGTCTCTGAGGAAAACGAGCCAAGTAAATGGTACGTGACGATCCAGTACAACAATCCCGCACTCGACAGGATGCTGATGCCAACCAAATGACGACCGATCCAAACCACCGTCGGCGAGGCACCTCGATCGGCCAGAAAACGAAGCCGTGTTGCACTGCCATCGCCCGTGAAGGCAAACACGCCCAGCCAAGAAACACCGAGAATGCCGGCGAGTACGAGCAGCACCGACATTCCACGCGTTGCAACAAACCATTCGTGCTGCGCGAACACGGCTGCGCCAACCAGTCCACAAAGGATCAACGACGTGATGCCTAGCAAAACCCAACGGCTGTGGTGAACCGACTGCCACACCAAGGAACTGATCGAAAACCGATAGGGATCGCCACGATCTGCACCGACGTTTGTCGGGCGCCATGCATCGATCCACGATGAAGCTCCACCCTCCAAGATCCTTTCAGGTTCGACAGGGGCAAGTGTTTGGGTTGCGACGCGATAGGCCAATCCAGCGACAGCAACGATCGCCAAAAAGAGGATGCCGTAAAGGGAGAAAGCCGTGTTCTCAAAACGCACATGCGGCGAAAATAATCCGTTTGCAGACTCGTTGACGACTTGCAGCACGACAAAAGGCAACAACGAAATGGGGAGGATCGCCAGCAGGCCGGCAAATGTGTTGTTGAATTTCCACGTCGTGTAGAATCCGACGACCATGATAAAGAAGGATTGAACGATCAAGAAAACGTAACCGCTCGTCCCGATTGAATGGCCGTAGGAGAGCCATTCCAGCGACGAGTAGCGGGTGTTGCTTTGTGTCAACCCAACCAAAGCAATGCAAGCGATCCACATGATCACCAAACCCACGACCGCTACGGCGAACTTTACCAAGATCAATCGTCGCGGATGGGTCGGTAGTGAAGCCAACCACCACAACGTCTTCTGCTCTTTCTCTTGTCCCACCAACACTGCTGCGGCACCAACGGCGAACAACGCGGGCAAGATGAAGGGAATCAATTGGCCAGCATATTGCATTGCCAACGTATCACTCGACAGCCCAGCCCACAAAAAGACCAATAGCAAACCGACGCCGAGTAGAATCAACACCAGTGGCAGCAATTGTCGCGATTCTTTCCAAACTAATCCGCGTAAGGCTCCATCGTTCATACTTGACTCCCCGTGGCGAGGCTCGGTTCGGCGGTTTCGGATTCGTTAGGTATCGGTCGGCTTGGCCCCAAGGACCCTTTGGTGTACGCGATAAAGATTTCCTCGAGCGACAAGGGCCTTTCGCTGGTGCCAACGACACCGTCACGTGACGTGAACAGCGAGTGCATCTCGGCAGTGAACCCGCGCACGACGATGCGTCGTTGTCGGCCATACGTTTCCTCGCAAAGCGTTTCGACCGATTCGGGCAACTTCGGAAGCGCCACCAATGGATCGTCAAGGTTGACGGTCAACTCGATCATCGAATCCTTCAAGTCGACCAGCGGGCAACACAGTCGCAACTTGCCTT is part of the Novipirellula artificiosorum genome and harbors:
- a CDS encoding ABC transporter permease; the protein is MNDGALRGLVWKESRQLLPLVLILLGVGLLLVFLWAGLSSDTLAMQYAGQLIPFILPALFAVGAAAVLVGQEKEQKTLWWLASLPTHPRRLILVKFAVAVVGLVIMWIACIALVGLTQSNTRYSSLEWLSYGHSIGTSGYVFLIVQSFFIMVVGFYTTWKFNNTFAGLLAILPISLLPFVVLQVVNESANGLFSPHVRFENTAFSLYGILFLAIVAVAGLAYRVATQTLAPVEPERILEGGASSWIDAWRPTNVGADRGDPYRFSISSLVWQSVHHSRWVLLGITSLILCGLVGAAVFAQHEWFVATRGMSVLLVLAGILGVSWLGVFAFTGDGSATRLRFLADRGASPTVVWIGRHLVGISILSSAGLLYWIVTYHLLGSFSSETQSPLLSVMTVTLVAAVIYSVSQWISQLTRMLAVSSVLAPVIAMIASYWLAYGVAMFELPWLVLLLLIALPMVATWLMMRRYMDGNRGILSWLVSIAGVGLFVTVPMVRPAFKIASYPRIATEVKTKALAAAKLLPNTEAPQPIAMHAIEGYLDSYQRSLVKPRPGDEELALYEKRTFNPYDLFRPPSGEITDAEALSIDSNVLVTMLHLASYQKVRFEANPTDEQEIERTGQWIRSMTDIVKGLRQSPRWIDQDRADLIEVWLTKLIGNESFRELRDRGFSKDAMAMLADQSARNEARRQAILRSWLAQETSRIRQLHHFGGYPSSWWDDSGAASSDPTTAWTQPWLKDRVADAGLRLIQAGSTGQPVEPILRELHQLVSGPGHPFVDGLYADRLRLGIQPDRPITYFNFHTTVPATQWYAPWEAQAKALALEFNL